Proteins encoded within one genomic window of Bacteroidota bacterium:
- a CDS encoding DinB family protein, which translates to MKSFDLDKTIEILARTPAVLEQWLAGLSDSWLLVNEGPDTWSPFDVVGHLIHGEKTDWIPRAKHILAGNPTPFPAFDRFAQFEESKGKTIDDLLASFKALRHTNIRHLVAMHLAPADLQRTGIHPDFGEVTLQQLLATWVAHDLSHIRQIARVMAKQYSNEIGPWRAYLPVIEE; encoded by the coding sequence ATGAAGTCGTTTGATTTGGATAAGACAATAGAGATCCTGGCACGGACGCCGGCTGTGCTGGAGCAATGGCTGGCGGGTTTGTCGGATAGCTGGTTGCTTGTAAACGAAGGCCCGGATACATGGAGTCCGTTTGATGTAGTGGGCCACCTGATTCATGGAGAAAAAACCGACTGGATCCCGCGCGCCAAACACATATTGGCAGGCAACCCGACACCTTTCCCTGCCTTTGACCGCTTTGCGCAATTCGAAGAATCAAAAGGTAAAACTATCGACGATTTGTTGGCTAGCTTCAAGGCGTTACGGCATACAAACATCCGGCACCTGGTTGCTATGCATCTGGCGCCGGCTGACCTCCAGCGCACTGGAATACACCCTGATTTTGGTGAAGTGACGCTGCAACAACTACTGGCAACCTGGGTGGCGCATGACTTGAGCCATATTCGTCAAATCGCCCGTGTCATGGCAAAACAGTACAGCAACGAGATCG
- a CDS encoding VOC family protein, producing the protein MKFKPEGYPSLAPYVIAAGAQRVIDFLAGTFDARVTRRYNRESGVIKHAEIQIDDSIVMLADSTDTIQAFPVILHVYVPDVVEAYTRALAAGGTSVQAPKLDEDAAERRSGVRGPAGNTWYMATQLGSPAA; encoded by the coding sequence ATGAAATTCAAACCTGAAGGGTATCCCAGTCTTGCGCCGTACGTCATTGCGGCTGGCGCTCAACGTGTAATTGACTTCCTCGCTGGTACGTTTGATGCCCGCGTTACCCGCCGGTACAATCGAGAAAGTGGCGTCATCAAGCACGCTGAAATACAGATCGATGATTCTATTGTGATGCTGGCTGATAGCACCGATACCATTCAGGCCTTTCCAGTTATATTACATGTGTATGTGCCCGATGTAGTTGAGGCATATACCCGCGCACTGGCTGCAGGTGGGACCAGCGTGCAAGCACCCAAGCTGGACGAAGATGCCGCTGAGCGCCGCTCCGGCGTCCGCGGCCCTGCCGGCAATACCTGGTACATGGCTACCCAACTGGGTTCGCCGGCGGCATAG
- a CDS encoding pyridoxamine 5'-phosphate oxidase family protein has protein sequence MQNYADLLFVDDVRALQDLDGTGEKYAAVYPSRTAEALDDATLEFIERRESFYIASVSPSGWPYVQHRGGPKGFLKATGKNQLGFADYRGNRQYVTMGHAVKNDRVALILMDYEYRTRLKILGHLKMVKLEDADPAVVERLETPGEGRVERIATIDVVAIDWNCPQYIPQLVSTDKVKLYVDAQLKDIAAENERLKAELALLKS, from the coding sequence ATGCAAAATTACGCTGACCTGCTTTTTGTAGACGATGTGCGCGCCTTGCAAGACCTTGATGGCACCGGAGAAAAATACGCCGCCGTCTACCCGTCTCGCACTGCAGAAGCGCTCGATGACGCGACGCTTGAGTTTATTGAAAGGCGTGAAAGCTTCTACATTGCTTCTGTATCGCCATCTGGTTGGCCTTATGTGCAACACCGTGGCGGTCCAAAAGGCTTCCTGAAGGCCACGGGCAAAAACCAGTTAGGGTTTGCTGACTACCGGGGCAACCGGCAATACGTCACGATGGGGCACGCGGTAAAGAACGACCGGGTCGCGTTGATTCTCATGGACTACGAATACCGCACCCGCCTCAAAATCCTGGGGCACCTGAAAATGGTTAAACTTGAAGATGCTGATCCTGCGGTTGTTGAACGATTAGAGACGCCAGGAGAAGGACGGGTCGAAAGAATCGCAACAATTGACGTTGTTGCCATCGACTGGAATTGTCCGCAGTACATCCCTCAACTGGTAAGTACGGATAAAGTGAAACTGTATGTTGATGCGCAACTCAAGGACATTGCTGCAGAAAATGAACGGCTAAAAGCAGAACTGGCGCTTTTAAAAAGCTGA
- a CDS encoding DUF885 family protein, protein MFICLHSRQSLLMMLLFCLLPATAVLAQTAEETLTTLFTDEWEARLAGNPGLAASMGDVEAAGRIIDVSPAAVAAQAQQDARFLERLAAISYEALSDESRLNYDLFKFILEDRVRAAARKAWRIPFLSDSGFHTALSGAVESTRADNEAQVEAYLRRLAAIPAHINQQIDNMRVGLRDGYTQPAAIMAKIEPSFAALAVDAVEESVFFSPFQRLSENIPDAQQAALTAQGREIIQSRVLPAFKTLYQFISQEYTPAARTTLGASDLPDGEAYYQSLIAYFTTLDLTAAEVHAIGQREAARIRAEMEAIIEEVEFAGTFAEFLSFLRTDPQFYAQSARELLMEAAWIAKRTDEVMPAFFKTLPRDPYGVRAVPDAIAPNYTTGRYWGGIPGVRGGLFMVNTYNLKERPLYTLPALALHEGVPGHHHQIALSKELKNVPEFRRRFYLSAFGEGWGLYCERLGEEMGIYENAYERFGRLTYEMWRAGRLIVDTGIHAMGWTRQQAVNFFLENSALAEHNINTEVDRYISWPGQALAYKIGELKIVELRQKAESALGDAFDIREFHDAILRNGTVPLGVMAHQVDRYIATASK, encoded by the coding sequence ATGTTCATTTGCCTTCACAGCCGCCAGAGCCTGTTGATGATGCTCCTGTTTTGCCTGTTGCCGGCTACAGCCGTCCTTGCACAAACAGCTGAAGAAACCCTCACCACGTTATTTACAGACGAATGGGAGGCAAGGTTAGCCGGCAATCCGGGGCTTGCAGCATCGATGGGAGATGTAGAGGCCGCTGGTCGAATCATCGATGTGTCACCAGCAGCCGTGGCGGCGCAGGCGCAACAAGATGCTCGATTTCTGGAACGCCTTGCTGCGATTTCTTACGAGGCGCTGTCCGATGAAAGCCGGCTGAATTACGACCTGTTCAAGTTCATTCTCGAAGATCGGGTGAGGGCAGCAGCACGTAAGGCCTGGCGTATTCCATTTTTGAGCGACAGTGGTTTTCATACGGCCCTTTCTGGCGCTGTGGAAAGTACGCGGGCAGACAATGAAGCACAGGTGGAAGCATACTTGCGCCGGCTTGCTGCCATCCCTGCGCATATCAACCAGCAAATCGACAACATGCGGGTAGGCCTCCGCGATGGATACACGCAGCCGGCAGCCATCATGGCCAAAATTGAACCGTCCTTTGCAGCGCTGGCTGTGGATGCCGTCGAAGAGAGCGTATTCTTTTCGCCGTTCCAGCGCCTGTCGGAAAACATCCCGGATGCACAACAAGCAGCGCTGACTGCACAGGGACGGGAAATCATCCAATCCAGGGTGCTGCCGGCATTTAAAACGCTTTACCAGTTCATCTCGCAGGAGTATACGCCGGCTGCCCGCACAACACTGGGTGCGTCGGACTTACCTGATGGCGAGGCGTATTATCAAAGCTTGATTGCATACTTCACAACACTGGATCTCACGGCAGCAGAAGTCCATGCCATCGGGCAACGCGAAGCCGCGCGCATTCGCGCTGAAATGGAAGCAATCATCGAAGAGGTGGAATTTGCTGGCACCTTTGCAGAATTCCTGTCATTTCTTCGTACAGATCCGCAGTTCTATGCCCAGTCAGCGCGCGAACTGTTAATGGAGGCGGCCTGGATTGCCAAGCGTACGGATGAAGTGATGCCGGCGTTCTTCAAAACCCTGCCCCGCGATCCTTACGGCGTCCGTGCTGTACCCGATGCGATTGCACCCAATTATACAACGGGCCGCTATTGGGGTGGCATCCCCGGTGTGCGAGGGGGTCTTTTTATGGTCAATACCTACAACCTGAAAGAACGGCCGTTGTACACGCTGCCCGCCCTTGCGCTGCATGAAGGGGTACCCGGACATCATCACCAGATTGCACTCAGTAAAGAACTGAAAAACGTGCCTGAATTTCGCCGCCGCTTTTATCTCAGCGCGTTTGGCGAAGGATGGGGACTCTATTGTGAACGCTTGGGCGAAGAAATGGGCATCTACGAAAATGCCTACGAGCGTTTTGGGCGACTGACATATGAAATGTGGCGCGCCGGCCGGCTCATTGTAGATACAGGCATCCACGCCATGGGCTGGACCCGCCAGCAAGCCGTCAACTTCTTTCTCGAAAATTCAGCCCTTGCCGAGCATAACATCAACACAGAGGTTGATCGGTATATTTCCTGGCCCGGACAGGCATTGGCGTACAAAATAGGGGAGCTGAAAATTGTCGAATTGCGTCAAAAAGCAGAGTCCGCGTTGGGTGACGCGTTTGATATCCGCGAATTCCACGACGCCATTTTGCGCAACGGTACCGTGCCGCTTGGTGTTATGGCGCATCAGGTAGACCGGTACATCGCAACGGCCAGCAAGTAA
- a CDS encoding alpha/beta hydrolase — protein sequence MMRTLPVLLLMLFAGCTESTTDPELTDSGVSSSETMQTDLFSFDAGGNKLVGMLDSPEDQEATATIILVHGYGATNVVEQNWYYNLRTRFAGLGINTLVWDKPGCGQSEGKFDINQPVESSAAEVVAAVRALQDRNVKGSDKIGLWGISRAGWIAPLAMQAEPAIDFWISVSGTDDKENARYLLASNFPIEGRTAEETEQLVGEWQAQFNTGWQDATYQEYLDAAPNLRADPFIALLGWNGVATEAEFLAYKAGYEAGAFVVDEQTELEVYVPDFRQLLASLDKPVLALFGEKDTNVDWRSTARLYRQTIGENPNAALSIQTFPDANHNMRQSKTGGVREMQAQDGNTPYAEGYHEAMLNWLVAEGFGRPSASAAP from the coding sequence ATGATGCGCACCCTTCCTGTTCTTTTGTTGATGCTGTTTGCAGGCTGTACCGAATCTACCACAGATCCTGAGCTAACTGATTCGGGTGTTTCTTCAAGTGAAACCATGCAAACGGATTTGTTCAGTTTTGACGCCGGCGGCAACAAGCTGGTGGGGATGCTGGATAGCCCGGAGGATCAGGAGGCCACTGCTACCATTATCCTGGTGCACGGGTATGGCGCAACCAACGTGGTCGAGCAAAACTGGTATTACAACCTGCGCACGCGGTTTGCCGGGCTTGGCATCAATACCCTGGTGTGGGATAAACCCGGGTGTGGACAGAGTGAAGGGAAATTTGATATCAACCAACCGGTTGAAAGTAGCGCCGCAGAAGTGGTCGCTGCCGTACGTGCGCTACAAGACCGCAATGTTAAAGGGAGTGATAAAATTGGATTATGGGGGATAAGCCGCGCTGGCTGGATTGCTCCCCTCGCTATGCAGGCTGAGCCGGCCATTGATTTCTGGATTTCGGTTAGTGGCACAGACGACAAAGAAAATGCCCGCTACCTGCTGGCATCTAATTTTCCTATAGAAGGGCGGACGGCTGAAGAAACAGAGCAGTTGGTCGGGGAGTGGCAGGCACAATTTAACACCGGTTGGCAAGACGCTACCTATCAGGAGTATCTGGATGCCGCGCCCAACCTGCGTGCTGATCCATTTATCGCGCTTCTGGGATGGAACGGTGTCGCTACCGAAGCAGAATTTCTGGCGTATAAAGCCGGCTATGAGGCAGGAGCCTTTGTTGTGGATGAGCAGACTGAATTGGAAGTGTACGTGCCTGACTTCCGGCAATTGCTGGCTTCCCTTGATAAACCGGTGCTTGCTTTGTTTGGCGAAAAAGACACAAACGTAGACTGGCGCAGCACCGCCCGGCTTTACCGGCAAACGATCGGTGAAAACCCCAACGCTGCCCTCTCCATCCAAACCTTTCCCGATGCCAACCACAACATGCGGCAAAGCAAAACGGGCGGCGTCCGAGAGATGCAGGCGCAAGATGGTAACACGCCATACGCGGAAGGCTATCACGAGGCAATGCTCAACTGGCTGGTGGCTGAAGGTTTTGGTCGGCCATCTGCCAGCGCTGCCCCCTAA
- a CDS encoding DUF998 domain-containing protein, with amino-acid sequence MRLPTAYLGLAAAAVFIIAFFVIAMLTPDYALWYDYISKLGALGQPLAPWWNAIGFVVVGILFSAFGWTFGRTINDRIVGGCLVAAGLGFTLGAIPADFANADAPLSKAHFVSICIALAGWCFALARMGQTGPLEKSMRIGANIAGVLVVLPMVGTAANLFTAPVAHRLVLVVVFGWVIFVSLKLLSKSHHARISTGNG; translated from the coding sequence ATGCGCCTGCCCACTGCATATCTAGGCCTTGCTGCTGCTGCAGTTTTCATTATCGCATTCTTCGTTATTGCGATGCTGACGCCTGACTACGCCCTGTGGTATGACTATATCAGCAAGCTCGGCGCGCTTGGGCAACCGCTTGCGCCCTGGTGGAATGCAATTGGATTTGTGGTTGTGGGCATCCTGTTTTCTGCTTTTGGATGGACGTTTGGACGTACTATCAACGACCGTATTGTCGGCGGTTGTCTTGTTGCAGCCGGCCTTGGTTTTACCCTGGGCGCCATTCCCGCCGATTTTGCTAACGCAGATGCACCGCTATCAAAAGCCCACTTCGTTTCGATCTGCATCGCACTCGCAGGCTGGTGTTTTGCGCTTGCGCGGATGGGGCAGACAGGGCCGCTTGAGAAAAGTATGCGCATCGGGGCCAATATCGCCGGCGTTCTTGTTGTGCTTCCAATGGTTGGCACCGCGGCTAACCTTTTCACCGCACCTGTTGCACATCGACTTGTGCTTGTGGTTGTCTTTGGGTGGGTGATATTTGTATCGTTAAAACTCCTCAGTAAATCCCACCACGCGCGCATTTCGACTGGCAACGGTTGA
- a CDS encoding class I SAM-dependent methyltransferase gives MSKWDNETAEWYAQHYGEYPTNRLAIEALTLPAKADVVDVGCGTGAALRHAAQYVTEGKLIGIDPVPRMVEIAKAHTQAHAAAARITYLQGAAESLPLKNACADVVLAFDSFDHWVDRAKGLAEVYRILRRDGVFVIVKDGGLPGGADARQRFVDALEVGRFSIASEREMKEGSVSFTLWACVMQKASAS, from the coding sequence ATGAGCAAGTGGGACAACGAAACAGCTGAATGGTACGCGCAGCACTACGGCGAATACCCGACCAACAGGCTGGCAATTGAAGCGCTAACGCTCCCTGCTAAAGCTGATGTTGTGGATGTTGGTTGTGGTACCGGTGCGGCTTTGCGACATGCCGCCCAATACGTTACGGAGGGTAAATTGATCGGTATTGATCCGGTGCCTCGGATGGTAGAAATTGCCAAAGCGCATACGCAAGCTCACGCTGCTGCCGCAAGGATTACTTACCTGCAGGGGGCAGCTGAAAGCTTGCCGCTCAAGAATGCGTGCGCTGATGTGGTACTGGCCTTTGATTCGTTTGATCATTGGGTAGATAGAGCAAAGGGCCTGGCTGAGGTGTACAGGATACTGCGGAGAGATGGTGTGTTTGTAATTGTGAAAGACGGTGGGCTTCCCGGTGGTGCCGACGCACGTCAGCGGTTTGTTGATGCATTGGAAGTTGGAAGATTCTCCATCGCAAGCGAGCGGGAAATGAAAGAAGGGTCCGTGTCGTTTACTTTATGGGCATGTGTGATGCAAAAAGCGTCTGCATCTTGA
- a CDS encoding GNAT family N-acetyltransferase, with translation MEINVSQERVLPNQIDELVMLALTEGFRNVLRLQNEFVSGANRFNKPGEALFVARSGGQLAGIVGLNVDPYASSGEVGRIRRLFVHPGFRRKGVASRLVDAIETAAGGQFHKLRLYTDAKGARVFYEKRGYSVVSGQQKVSHQKMLCL, from the coding sequence ATGGAAATTAATGTCTCACAAGAACGCGTGTTGCCAAATCAAATTGATGAGCTTGTCATGTTGGCACTTACTGAGGGGTTTCGAAATGTTTTGCGCTTACAGAATGAATTTGTATCGGGCGCGAATAGATTTAATAAACCTGGTGAAGCGCTGTTTGTGGCACGTTCGGGAGGGCAGTTGGCAGGTATTGTCGGCCTCAATGTTGATCCTTACGCATCTTCGGGTGAGGTTGGGAGAATCCGAAGACTTTTTGTGCACCCAGGGTTTAGACGTAAAGGTGTCGCATCAAGGTTAGTAGACGCCATCGAGACCGCGGCGGGCGGTCAATTTCACAAATTACGCCTTTACACCGACGCAAAAGGTGCGCGTGTCTTCTATGAAAAGCGGGGCTATTCAGTTGTGTCCGGGCAACAGAAAGTATCACATCAAAAGATGCTCTGCTTGTAA
- a CDS encoding CIA30 family protein, with the protein MILSLAWGGMGDAVLPNPPETMKLFDFNTIDEASWRIVNDGVMGGRSKGYVSIEEGAMQFTGTLVTRGGGFTSVRVFKSLNIDGFDGLEVRVRGGGRTFEVSVDDGTRFRGRTVSRRAPFETTEEWTWVRVPFSALGTTIFGRPVRAPAIDLTNVGRIGFFIADGIDGPFRLEVDEVRAYKEDAG; encoded by the coding sequence ATGATACTCTCACTGGCTTGGGGTGGTATGGGTGATGCTGTGTTGCCCAATCCTCCCGAAACCATGAAACTGTTTGATTTCAACACGATCGACGAAGCCTCCTGGCGTATTGTAAACGATGGCGTGATGGGGGGACGCTCAAAGGGGTATGTGTCGATTGAAGAAGGCGCGATGCAATTTACCGGCACATTGGTCACCCGGGGAGGAGGCTTCACCTCGGTTCGCGTTTTTAAATCGCTAAACATCGACGGATTTGATGGGCTTGAAGTGCGTGTTAGAGGGGGAGGCAGGACCTTCGAAGTTTCAGTTGATGATGGCACCCGATTTCGGGGAAGAACCGTTTCACGCCGGGCACCTTTTGAAACTACCGAGGAATGGACCTGGGTACGCGTACCATTCAGCGCACTTGGTACCACAATTTTTGGCCGGCCCGTACGCGCACCTGCCATTGACCTGACCAACGTTGGACGCATCGGCTTTTTCATCGCAGACGGGATTGATGGTCCTTTTCGCCTCGAAGTAGATGAAGTACGCGCCTATAAGGAAGATGCGGGATAG